In a single window of the Candidatus Margulisiibacteriota bacterium genome:
- a CDS encoding flagellar motor protein MotB, whose amino-acid sequence MAKKKEPEKAPNHERWLLTYADLITLLLTFFIVLYALSMVDSKKFSALAESLRLTLGRGTPRVADMSGGLIMPGIGMPTERDVDQKEMESTMHDVASFIKDNEMGQDIQANFNKDGNMEIRLSDGILFGPGQANLKPESLPALRKIGEILADLSFNYVIEGHTDNLPIVHGLYASNWELSAARALAVEKFLVDYGKVKPYKVSIAGFGEYKPLVPNTSPENRAKNRRVAIIVVKKENNEL is encoded by the coding sequence TCATGAACGCTGGCTTTTAACCTACGCTGACCTTATCACTCTGCTTCTGACTTTTTTTATTGTGTTGTACGCGTTAAGTATGGTCGATTCCAAAAAATTCAGCGCACTTGCTGAGTCTTTGAGGTTGACCCTGGGTCGCGGCACACCGCGTGTAGCGGACATGAGCGGAGGGCTTATCATGCCCGGAATAGGTATGCCCACAGAACGTGATGTGGATCAAAAGGAAATGGAATCTACCATGCATGATGTCGCGTCATTCATCAAAGATAATGAAATGGGGCAAGACATTCAGGCCAACTTTAATAAAGACGGTAATATGGAAATTCGTCTCAGTGACGGCATATTATTCGGCCCGGGACAAGCTAACCTTAAGCCGGAAAGCTTGCCGGCATTACGCAAAATAGGAGAAATACTGGCTGACCTGAGTTTTAACTATGTTATAGAAGGACATACAGATAATCTTCCTATCGTACACGGTCTTTATGCGTCCAACTGGGAGCTGTCGGCAGCCAGAGCCCTGGCTGTAGAAAAATTTTTAGTTGATTATGGAAAAGTAAAACCCTACAAAGTTTCCATTGCCGGTTTCGGAGAATATAAGCCTCTGGTTCCCAACACCAGCCCGGAGAATCGTGCCAAGAACAGAAGGGTTGCCATAATTGTTGTCAAAAAGGAGAATAATGAGTTATAG